The Sphingomonas sinipercae genome contains a region encoding:
- the coaD gene encoding pantetheine-phosphate adenylyltransferase: MSERIGVYPGTFDPITLGHLDIVKRATRLVDKLVIGVTTNPSKQPMFSVAERLEMVRREVVGCSANIEVVEFDSLLMDFAVSQGAAIIIRGLRAASDFEYEFQMAGMNQQLNNRIETVFLMADVSLQPIASRLVKEIARYGGAIDKFVPPRVAADVARQLGRGA, translated from the coding sequence ATGAGCGAGCGTATCGGCGTTTACCCAGGCACTTTCGACCCGATCACGCTGGGCCACCTGGATATCGTCAAGCGCGCCACCAGGCTGGTCGACAAGCTAGTCATTGGGGTGACCACCAATCCGTCCAAGCAGCCAATGTTCAGCGTCGCCGAGCGGCTGGAGATGGTCCGGCGCGAAGTCGTAGGTTGCAGCGCCAATATCGAGGTCGTCGAGTTCGATTCGCTGCTGATGGACTTTGCGGTCAGCCAGGGAGCGGCCATCATCATTCGCGGGCTCCGCGCCGCCAGCGACTTCGAATATGAATTCCAGATGGCGGGCATGAACCAGCAGCTCAACAATCGGATCGAGACGGTCTTCCTGATGGCCGATGTCTCGCTCCAGCCGATCGCGTCACGGCTGGTTAAGGAGATCGCCCGCTATGGCGGGGCTATCGACAAGTTTGTCCCGCCCAGAGTGGCCGCCGATGTCGCTCGGCAGCTGGGCCGTGGCGCGTAA
- a CDS encoding exodeoxyribonuclease VII small subunit, whose amino-acid sequence MDQQDPTSDLSFEAALARLEEIVRTLEKGEAPLDQSIELYQEGDRLKRLCEARLKAAQARIEQIAFDADGKPAGVTDFDAG is encoded by the coding sequence ATGGACCAGCAGGACCCGACGAGCGACCTTAGCTTCGAGGCAGCCTTGGCGCGGCTCGAGGAGATCGTGCGCACGCTGGAGAAGGGCGAAGCACCGCTCGACCAGTCGATCGAGCTTTACCAGGAAGGCGACCGGCTCAAGCGCCTTTGCGAGGCGCGGCTGAAGGCAGCGCAGGCAAGGATCGAGCAAATCGCCTTTGACGCCGACGGCAAGCCGGCGGGCGTCACGGACTTCGATGCCGGCTGA
- a CDS encoding polyprenyl synthetase family protein, which produces MPADTMQIARVDLSAEAERVSRAIDAFFSALLAPPGDGRSQLYEAMRHAVLGGGKRLRPLLTIAAARLFAVDEARAMRVAGAVEAIHVYSLIHDDLPCMDDDDLRRGKPTVHMAFDEATAVLAGDSLHALAFEILADEATHPDAAIRSQLALALARAAGPSGMAGGQMMDLAAEGRRLDLQAITRLQQLKTGALIEYAIEAPCILAALDPADRAPYQAYAEEVGLAFQIADDLIDDGGDEAAAGKRIGKDAAAGKATFVSLLGADGARRRANELVDHAIGRLDRHGQEADLLRAIARFAIERDR; this is translated from the coding sequence ATGCCGGCTGATACGATGCAAATCGCTCGGGTCGACCTGTCGGCCGAAGCGGAGCGGGTTTCCCGCGCGATCGACGCTTTTTTCTCCGCCCTGTTGGCGCCTCCCGGCGACGGCAGAAGCCAGCTTTATGAGGCAATGCGCCACGCCGTCCTGGGCGGCGGCAAGCGCCTTCGGCCGCTCCTGACGATCGCTGCGGCGCGGTTGTTTGCGGTCGATGAGGCGCGCGCCATGCGCGTCGCCGGGGCGGTCGAGGCGATTCACGTTTATTCCCTGATCCACGACGATTTGCCGTGCATGGACGACGACGACCTGCGCCGCGGCAAGCCGACAGTCCACATGGCGTTTGACGAGGCCACCGCGGTGCTCGCCGGAGACAGCCTCCACGCGCTTGCGTTCGAAATCCTTGCCGACGAGGCGACCCATCCGGACGCGGCAATCCGCTCGCAACTCGCGCTTGCGCTCGCTCGTGCGGCGGGTCCGTCCGGGATGGCGGGTGGGCAGATGATGGACCTGGCCGCCGAAGGCCGACGCCTGGACCTGCAAGCGATCACTCGGCTGCAGCAGCTCAAGACGGGCGCCCTGATCGAATATGCGATCGAAGCGCCGTGCATCCTGGCGGCCTTGGACCCCGCCGACCGCGCGCCGTACCAGGCTTACGCCGAAGAGGTGGGACTGGCTTTTCAGATTGCCGACGATCTGATCGACGATGGCGGCGACGAAGCGGCGGCCGGCAAGCGGATCGGCAAGGACGCGGCGGCGGGCAAGGCGACATTCGTGTCGCTGCTCGGCGCCGACGGGGCGCGGCGACGAGCGAACGAATTGGTAGATCACGCAATCGGCCGCCTTGACCGTCATGGGCAAGAAGCGGATTTGCTGCGGGCGATCGCGCGCTTCGCGATAGAGCGGGATCGTTGA
- a CDS encoding NAD(P)H-quinone oxidoreductase, which produces MSVIPPTMRAIVAPQPDGRHELAIVERPVPRAGPGEVLIKVAAAGVNRPDVLQRRGLYPPPPGAPDILGLEVAGEVVEAGEGARDLVGTTVCALVAGGGYAEYCAAPSGTCLPLPAGLPAVEAAAIPETLFTVWTNLFERGFAGEGDTVLVHGGTSGIGTMAIALCRLFGIKVVVTCGSDEKCASARNLGASAAINYRTQDFVEEVKRVTGERGVQVVLDMVGGDYLPRNLACLADDGRHVSIAFQRGAKAELAIPDLMRRRLTLTGSTLRPRGVNFKTLLREEIERAVWPFVASGQLRPVIDATYPLDRAAEAHARMEAGEHVGKIVLTLA; this is translated from the coding sequence ATGAGCGTCATTCCCCCAACGATGCGCGCGATTGTGGCGCCGCAGCCGGACGGACGGCATGAGCTTGCGATCGTCGAGCGGCCGGTGCCGCGGGCGGGTCCGGGCGAGGTGCTGATCAAGGTCGCCGCTGCGGGCGTGAACCGGCCCGACGTGCTTCAGCGCCGCGGCCTTTATCCGCCGCCGCCGGGCGCTCCCGATATTCTGGGACTGGAAGTCGCCGGCGAAGTGGTCGAGGCCGGTGAGGGGGCGCGAGACTTGGTCGGCACGACTGTCTGCGCGCTGGTCGCGGGCGGCGGTTATGCCGAATATTGCGCTGCTCCTTCGGGCACCTGCCTGCCGCTGCCGGCGGGGCTGCCGGCGGTCGAAGCCGCGGCGATTCCGGAGACGCTTTTCACCGTCTGGACGAACCTGTTCGAGCGCGGCTTCGCCGGCGAAGGCGATACCGTGCTGGTCCATGGCGGCACCAGCGGCATCGGCACGATGGCGATCGCGCTGTGCCGCCTGTTCGGGATCAAGGTCGTCGTCACTTGCGGCAGCGACGAAAAGTGCGCCAGCGCCCGCAACCTCGGTGCGTCGGCGGCGATCAACTATCGCACGCAGGATTTCGTCGAAGAGGTGAAGCGGGTGACAGGCGAGCGCGGCGTTCAGGTCGTCCTAGACATGGTCGGCGGCGATTACCTGCCGCGGAATCTCGCTTGCCTGGCGGACGACGGCCGGCACGTGTCGATCGCCTTCCAGCGCGGGGCCAAGGCCGAGCTCGCGATCCCGGACCTGATGCGCCGGCGGCTGACGCTGACCGGTTCGACACTTCGCCCCCGCGGCGTAAATTTCAAAACGCTTCTGCGTGAGGAAATCGAGCGGGCCGTTTGGCCGTTCGTGGCGAGCGGTCAGCTCCGGCCGGTGATCGACGCCACTTATCCCCTCGATCGCGCGGCCGAAGCCCATGCCCGCATGGAAGCGGGCGAGCATGTCGGAAAGATCGTCCTGACGCTTGCCTGA
- a CDS encoding DUF1013 domain-containing protein, which yields MPHATAAWLVDNSSLSFEQIAEFCGLHILEVQAIADDTAATKLTGRDPVRAGELTHEEIEKGQSDPEYRLKMQKEPDPVRRTKGPRYTPVSKRQDKPDGIAWIIKNHPELTDGQIGKLIGTTRTTIAAIRDRSHWNMANITPKDPVTLGLTSQRELDAAVAKAQKALGAVAPTDERLDSDREALIVELRAQREQLSRDADAALIAAERGDELGADEILPGIRDPFKR from the coding sequence ATGCCCCACGCGACCGCCGCCTGGCTGGTCGATAATAGCTCGCTCAGCTTTGAACAGATTGCGGAGTTTTGCGGGCTCCACATCCTCGAAGTGCAGGCGATCGCCGACGATACGGCGGCGACGAAGCTGACCGGCCGCGACCCGGTTCGGGCCGGCGAGCTGACCCATGAGGAAATCGAAAAGGGCCAGAGCGACCCCGAGTATCGGCTCAAGATGCAAAAGGAGCCGGACCCGGTGCGCCGCACCAAGGGGCCGCGCTACACCCCGGTGTCGAAGCGCCAGGACAAGCCCGACGGCATTGCCTGGATCATCAAGAACCATCCGGAACTGACCGACGGCCAGATCGGCAAGCTCATCGGCACGACCCGCACGACGATCGCCGCGATCCGCGACCGAAGCCACTGGAACATGGCGAATATCACGCCGAAGGATCCGGTGACGCTCGGCCTCACCAGCCAGCGCGAGCTCGATGCCGCCGTGGCGAAGGCGCAAAAGGCGCTTGGCGCCGTCGCACCGACCGACGAGCGGCTGGACAGCGACCGCGAGGCGCTGATCGTGGAATTGCGTGCCCAGCGCGAGCAGCTGAGCCGCGATGCCGATGCCGCACTGATCGCCGCCGAGCGCGGCGACGAATTGGGCGCCGACGAAATCCTTCCGGGCATCCGCGACCCGTTCAAGCGTTGA